One Epinephelus fuscoguttatus linkage group LG10, E.fuscoguttatus.final_Chr_v1 genomic window carries:
- the LOC125895504 gene encoding carbonic anhydrase 1-like, whose amino-acid sequence MVLKMDHKTTFEGLYFLFICFIYSQLHLVHWNTKYPSFGDAASKPDGLAVVGVFLKIGAANASLQKILDAFDSIKTKGKQTSFCGFDPSTLLPGSLDYWTYDGSLTTPPLLESVTWIVCKEPITVSCEQMAKFRSLLFSAEGEPECCMVDNYRPPQPLKGRSVRASFQ is encoded by the exons ATGGTTCTGAAAATGGATCACAAGACTACTTTCGAGGGgctttatttcttatttatctgTTTCATTTATTCCCAGCTCCATCTGGTGCACTGGAACACCAAATACCCAAGTTTTGGTGACGCTGCTAGCAAGCCTGATGGGCTCGCTGTTGTTGGAGTATTCCTGAAG attGGTGCTGCAAATGCAAGTCTGCAGAAGATTCTTGACGCCTTTGATTCCATCAAGACCAAG GGCAAGCAGACTTCTTTCTGTGGCTTTGACCCCTCTACCTTGCTCCCTGGTAGCCTAGACTACTGGACATATGATGGCTCCCTGACCACACCTCCTCTGCTGGAGAGCGTCACCTGGATTGTCTGCAAAGAGCCAATCACTGTCAGCTGTGAGCAG ATGGCCAAATTCCGCAGCCTGCTCTTCTCCGCTGAGGGTGAGCCCGAGTGCTGCATGGTGGACAACTACCGCCCTCCCCAGCCTCTCAAGGGTCGCTCTGTCCGTGCTTCCTTCCAGTGA